A portion of the Paenibacillus hamazuiensis genome contains these proteins:
- a CDS encoding carbohydrate ABC transporter permease produces MRSKNKLTGWLHQWVFVGPAVLFFTIIVIIPFLMSIYYSFTEWNGVTSDVKWIGLDNIKYILLNDEDFHKSFWFTTKFTVVKVIMANLVGFLLALLLTQALKTRNVLRTVFFMPNVIGGLLLGFIWQFIFVKGFATLGEVTHLPFFQWPWLGDAPTAFWGLIIVAVWQTSGYLMVIYISALANVPKELQEAAYIDGATRFQTLRKITIPMIMPAVTVCLFLTISWAFKMYDLNVSLTKGGPFNSTQSVALNIYEEAFRNNRYGLGTAKALIFFIVVAIISLVQVRITKSKEVEV; encoded by the coding sequence ATGCGTTCGAAAAATAAGCTGACGGGCTGGCTCCATCAATGGGTGTTCGTCGGACCGGCCGTTTTGTTTTTTACCATCATTGTAATCATTCCGTTTCTGATGAGCATCTACTACTCGTTTACGGAGTGGAACGGAGTGACGTCCGACGTCAAATGGATCGGGCTGGACAACATCAAGTACATTTTGCTGAATGATGAAGATTTTCATAAATCGTTCTGGTTTACAACCAAGTTTACCGTCGTCAAAGTTATCATGGCGAACCTGGTCGGTTTTTTGCTCGCGCTGCTGCTGACTCAGGCGCTCAAGACGCGCAACGTGCTGCGGACGGTGTTTTTTATGCCCAACGTCATCGGCGGCCTCCTGCTTGGCTTTATTTGGCAGTTTATTTTCGTCAAAGGCTTTGCCACGCTGGGGGAAGTTACGCATCTGCCGTTTTTTCAATGGCCTTGGCTCGGCGATGCGCCGACGGCGTTCTGGGGCTTGATCATCGTTGCCGTTTGGCAGACGTCGGGTTATTTGATGGTCATCTACATCTCGGCTTTGGCCAACGTGCCGAAGGAATTGCAGGAGGCTGCCTATATCGACGGAGCAACCCGATTCCAGACGCTGCGCAAGATCACGATTCCGATGATCATGCCGGCGGTGACCGTCTGTCTGTTTTTGACCATATCGTGGGCGTTCAAAATGTACGACCTGAACGTGTCGCTGACCAAAGGCGGGCCGTTTAACTCGACGCAATCGGTCGCCCTCAACATCTATGAGGAAGCGTTCCGCAACAACCGTTACGGCCTCGGTACGGCCAAGGCGCTGATCTTCTTTATCGTCGTGGCGATCATCAGTCTGGTTCAGGTTCGCATTACGAAGTCCAAGGAGGTGGAAGTGTAG